Proteins from one Nicotiana tabacum cultivar K326 chromosome 23, ASM71507v2, whole genome shotgun sequence genomic window:
- the LOC107808189 gene encoding gibberellin 2-beta-dioxygenase 8, translating into MTKSSKVSQQANQTISMEESPDPPFEETYKNLFDNISNENDSNNYENLFLVEKCELPLVDLDQLNYGDEFERRECKRKIAKASKEWGFFQVINHGVSHDILAKMRMEQVKLFKKPFNEKMDIDKNLNFSEGSYRWGTPTATCLRQLSWSEAFHVPLSDVSSSKGLSSLSSTMEQFATTLSELAQQLARLLAEELGHKSNYFKETCLPNTCYLRMNRYPACPISPEVFGLMPHTDSDFLTILHQDEIGGLQLLRDGKWISVKPNPQALVINVGDLFQAWSNGIYRSVEHRVVTNKVKERFSTAFFLCPSYDAEIQSFVEPSVYRKFSFREFRKQVQEDVKKFGYKVGLPRFLVSSH; encoded by the exons ATGACAAAGTCTTCAAAAGTCTCACAACAGGCAAACCAA ACTATAAGCATGGAAGAATCACCTGATCCTCCGTTTGAAGAGACATACAAGAATCTTTTTGACAACATAAGTAATGAAAATGATTCAAACAATTACGAAAACCTCTTCTTAGTGGAGAAATGCGAGTTGCCTCTTGTCGATCTTGACCAACTAAATTATGGAGACGAATTCGAGAGAAGAGAGTGCAAGAGAAAAATAGCCAAAGCTTCAAAAGAATGGGGTTTTTTCCAAGTGATAAACCATGGAGTTTCACATGATATTTTGGCCAAAATGAGAATGGAACAAGTCAAGCTTTTCAAGAAGCCGTTTAATGAGAAAATGGATATTGACAAGAATCTTAACTTCTCCGAAGGAAGTTACCGTTGGGGAACGCCGACAGCTACTTGCCTTCGACAACTTTCTTGGTCGGAAGCTTTTCATGTTCCTCTCTCTGATGTTTCCAGTTCAAAGGGACTCAGCAGCCTCAG CTCCACTATGGAACAATTTGCAACAACATTATCTGAATTAGCACAGCAATTAGCAAGATTATTAGCAGAGGAACTTGGACATAAGTCAaattatttcaaagaaacatgtttGCCAAACACTTGCTACCTAAGAATGAACAGATATCCAGCTTGTCCTATTTCTCCAGAAGTTTTCGGATTAATGCCACACACTGACAGTGATTTCCTCACAATATTACATCAAGATGAGATAGGAGGATTGCAATTACTAAGAGATGGGAAATGGATTTCTGTTAAGCCTAATCCTCAAGCACTTGTCATCAATGTAGGAGATTTGTTTCAG GCATGGAGCAATGGTATTTATAGAAGTGTTGAACACAGAGTTGTgacaaataaagtaaaagagagGTTCTCAACTGCATTTTTCTTATGTCCATCTTATGATGCAGAAATACAGAGTTTTGTTGAACCTTCTGTTTATAGGAAATTTTCGTTTAGAGAATTTAGAAAACAAGTCCAAGAAGATGTTAAGAAGTTTGGTTATAAAGTAGGTCTACCTAGGTTTCTTGTATCAAGCCACTAA